In the Nerophis ophidion isolate RoL-2023_Sa linkage group LG01, RoL_Noph_v1.0, whole genome shotgun sequence genome, one interval contains:
- the si:ch211-243a20.3 gene encoding uncharacterized protein si:ch211-243a20.3 gives MNAHWLLTVVAVATEARLDDDGHWNYREGVDRVDVTSQRSVTQLLDVWGKEMFKEIKSLLRSQPNTLLPDYSRVRLLSETIHDLLREVSLLRQRISELSRRLATLQPFLRRHGYCEAWDGLAPARRSPSGDAQEQGR, from the exons ATGAACGCTCACTGGCTGCTGACGGTGGTTGCTGTAGCAACGGAGGCCCGTTTGGATGATGACGGACATTGGAACTACAGAGAAGGAG TTGACAGAGTGGACGTGACATCACAGCGCAGTGTGACTCAACTTTTGGATGTTTGGGGGAAAGAAATGTTCAAGGAAATCAAATCTTTGCTGCGATCTCAACCCAACACTCTTCTACCTGACTACTCCAG GGTGCGCCTTCTCTCCGAAACCATCCACGACTTGTTGCGAGAAGTCTCTCTGCTGCGTCAGCGAATCAGCGAGCTCTCCCGTCGCCTAGCAACTCTGCAGCCCTTCCTCCGTCGCCATGGCTACTGCGAGGCGTGGGACGGCCTGGCTCCGGCACGTCGGAGTCCGTCAGGGGACGCGCAGGAGCAGGGCCGCTAG